AGCTGGACAGGGAGAAGGTTGGGAAACGAAGCCACTAGCAAATTGGCGGGCGCGGCTCTGAGACTGGACCTTGCGCCGAGCGTCAAAGGTGAGGGTTTTCAGGGACACGCCTTCACTCTGGCCTTCGTCATGTCGGGCACGTTGTAGCCGAGGCCCCCAGTACCGGCAGACCCAAGACTGTGTGGACGGCCTCGAGCCACACTGCCAATACACAACGGCACGTACGGAGGCTGTACCCTCCGCAGCCGCAGCGAGCCGCAGCGCCTCGGACTTGATGCGCTTTGGGTCCCCAGGTAGACTTCCACCGGTGGGCCCTCTCTTCGTCGTCCTCCGCCGCGAGGTCCAATCATGAATAAAGCCCTGGCGCTGCCGTTAGCGATACTGAGTCTGCTGCTCGTCACGGGCTGCAACAAGAAGGGTGTTTGCGTTCAGGAAACCAACTGCTTCGCGAACCAAACCAAAGATGCTTGCGATCGCAACGGGGAGGGATTCTTCGAGCCCGTCAAAGACGCAGACACCGCGATCGCGCTGTGCGGGGCCAATGGCTACGCCTTCGAGCGGCCGGACGAGCGACAAAAGTTTCTCGACGAGTTCAACGACGGTTCCCTTGCGAGTATCGGCTGGACCTCCGAAGAAATGGAGCGCCGGAGGCAAGCGGGGGTCTGTACTTTTGGCAGCGAAACCCCCGGCTGCAAACCCTGGACTCCCAACGCTCATAAGTCGATCCCACGCGCAGTCGACGTTGGCAAGTAGCCCGTCTACGAGTAAGACGCCCGGCGAGCGCTGATCTCGGGCTCGCTCGCGAGCCCAACTACCTGAGTTTGCTTCCCGCAGAGAGCGATTAAGCATCGGCCGCCTTGGGAGTGGCGGCTACAGGCGTGCTGCGGCGGAACACCTGTTGCCAACGCGCGTTCACGATTCGGCCGCGCTCGACCTCGAGTACGACGGGCAAGCGCCATTTGCCCTAGCCGTGCTGCGGCACGCCGCGTGCAGTGGCTGCCGCTACTTGAAACGCGGGTTGCGAGCGCGAACTCGTGCCTTGCTCGGGCTTCGCCGAGATCCGTAGAGGAGTGCTTCACATGTGCCAGTCGTCTTCCAGGCTTCTTCCATCTTGGATCGTGGGTGGATTCGTCGTCGCCGCGTGTCTGAACGCGGGCTGCGGCACCGTCTTCAGCGCCGCTTCCTACACCGGCACTCGCTACCCACCCGTGGTGAAGCCCGAGCAAGTGCAAGAAAGCGCAACCGTGCCCGACGACCACGAGGTGATCGGCCACGTGCAAGCCTCGTGCAGCAACTCCAGCGGCGACGTGGAGTGGACAGACGTTCTCCTGAGCGACATCTTGTGCTCGGAGCCACGACTGGGTAGCACCATGCGCCGCAAGGTCGCAGAAGTCGGCGGAACCATGCTAGTAGAACGCAGTTGCGATCGCGACACGGACACCGAGACGCGGACCGAAACGAAGGACGGAAAAGAGAAAGTGCGAAAGATCACGACGACGCACATCAGCTGCGAGGGCGCTGCTGCGCGACCCAAGCCCGAGCTCGTCGCGTCGCGACCCGAGCCCGAGCTCGTCGCGTCTCGCACGCCACCAAGTGCGTCATCGACGCCTGAAAAGGCAAGCTCCGCGTCTACCGAAACCGAGGGAGTCGAGTCGGACGCGGACACTCCGGACACCGACGAGTCCACGGTTGCCTGGCGCATTCGCCTGCAGATCGCTCGTAGCAAGAGCATTCCCCCTCAGCCCGCCGTGTCAGCGGAGCAGGTGAGTGTCGTCGAAACAAAGCCCACAGGGGCGCGCGTCCTCGCCAACCTGGTTGCGGATTGCAGCAAGGGCTGTTCGAAGGCCGCCGTGCAGTTGGGCCTACGCGAAGCCACGGCCAAGCTAGGTGGAAGCGCGCTACTGGGTGGAGGCTGCGCTTCGAGTGGAGGGGGATGGATCTGTACGGGGTCGGCACTACTCGTCCCACCGCCGGTCAGCAAAGAACCGCACGACCCCGACCCGGGCTGACCCGTTCGCTGAGCGGCCTGAGCTATACTCGTCAGTGATGTCGATACGCAGCGGGGCGTGGTTCGTCGTGGTTGGTTGCGTCGCGGGCATGTACGCTTGCGGCTCGGACGAGAGTTCGTCCACACCGGGGCCCAAGTTGGATGCCGGCAACGACGCGGCGGTGGATTCGACTCCCGACAGCATGTTGCAAACCTGCGGCACTGCCGGGTCCACGCTGCCTGCGGGAACCGATCTCGTGTGGGACGACGGCATGGTGGACGGCAACCTGCGCGCCGGGACCGGGAGCATCACCGTCGATGGCACGATCTACGCCCTGAACGAAGTGCCGATCTGGGAGGCAGTGCGTTTCGAGCTGGAACACCCCGCCACCATCCTCGGCTTCGACGTGATGTGGGCCAACGTGCCCGATGGCGCCGAGCCGACTCTCGAGCTGCAGGCCGGTCTCTATCGCGACTTCGGCCACAACGGTTTCGACTTCTGGGCGAAGGAGCCGCTGTGGGAGGGCACGCGCTGCGCGGGGGACGTCGAAGCCGGAGCGTGGACGAGCTACGCACTGCCGTCACCGGTGAGCATCGATCATCCCGGCCTGGTCTACGTCGCGCACCATGCGCCGGCGCCGACGTCGCCAGTGTTCGCCTTCGGCAAGACCGCGGCTGCGGACTGCGAGCTCTTCGACAATTGTCGCTCGGCGATCAACATCCCGGATGCACCCGGCTACTTCAATGGCGTTTCTTTCTCCTTCCAGCGCAACTACCTGGTGCGCTTGCGCGTGAAGTACACCGACCAGGTCGCCGCCAAGGACAAGGTGTTTCAGCCCCTTGCTGCGACGGAAGGGCAACACATTTCTTTTGCCGACTACGATGCGGATGGCGACGACGATGCATTGGTGCAGGGCAAGTTGCTGCGCAACGACAAGGGCAGCTTCGTCGACGTCTCGACCAGCGCTGGCCTCAGCGGCGTTGCCGCTACCGGCGGAGTCTTTGGGGATTACGACAACGACGGGTGTCTGGATCTGTTCCTCTACGCGGAGGCCTACGACAAGCCCGACAGCCTGATGCGCAGCAACTGTGACGGCACCTTCACGGACGTGACGGCCGCGGCCGGCATCGGTGACGTCCAGAGCTACGAAACTTGCGGGGACGCGAAGAACGTCCATGCGCCCTCCGCCGCCGCGGCGTGGGCGGATCTGGACGCCGATGGCTACCTGGATCTCTACCTTGCCGACTTCATCTGTTGGGAAAAGGAGACGTTCTACTCCGACCAGGTGTTCCACAACGAAGGCAACGGCACCTTCAGCGAGTGGTCAGGACTACACGGGTTTTCCAGCATTCGGCGGGCGAGTCGAGGCGTGGCGCCGGCCGATGCGGACGGGGACGGGGACATCGACCTCTTCATCAACAACTACCGCTTGCAGGCCAACCAGTACTACGTGAACAACGGTGACGGCACCGTCGCCGAGAAGGCCAGTGGAGTGGGCCTCGCGGGCAAGGCGACTCCCCAAGGCATCTCGGCCTACTACGGCCACACCATCGGCGCTGCTTGGGGTGACCTGGACAACGACGGAGACCTAGATCTAGTCGCGGCCAACCTCGCGCATCCCCGCTTCTTCCACTTCTCCAACAAGACGCAGATCTTGCTCAATGACGGCAAGGGCAATTTCAGCGATCACGCCGGCGTCTGGGACACGCCCTTCGGCAACATCGGTCTGCGCTACCAAGAGACGCACTCGGTGCCCGTACTCGCGGACTTCGACAATGACGGCAACCTGGATCTGGTGATCACCGCCGTGTACGACGGCCGCCCGACGGATTTCTACTGGGGCAACGGCGACGGAAGCTTCCGCCTCGACTCTTACCACGCTGGCATCACCACCGAGAACGGTTGGGGCGCGGCGGCAGCCGACATCGACGACGACGGCGACGTGGACCTGTTTGCCACGGGTCTGTTCGAGAACAAGGGCAACGGCGTAACGCTTGGGCATTTCGTGCAAGCGCGAGTGATCGGTAACGTCGCCGCGAATCGCGCCGGCATCGGCGCACGGGTGTTCGTCAAGGCTGGCAGCAAGACCTGGCTTCGCCAAGTGCAGGGCGGCAGCGGCAAGGGTGGGCAAGACTCGCTGACGCTGCACTTTGGCGTCGGCGCCGTCACCAACGTGGACGAAGTGCGCGTGGTGTTTCCCGGCGGCAAGAGCGTCACCTTCCCCGGACCGATAGCGGTCGATCAGCGACTCTGGCTCTACGAGGACGGCAGCATGAAGACTGGCATGACGCCTCCATGAGTTTGCCAGCGCAAGCCGTGCTTCAATCGCGCATCAGCAAGTCGACGGGCACTTCGATCTCGGGGAAAGCGCTGGGTTTCACGACCTCCCCCGAGCGGAAGATGCGGCAAGACTGGTACGCACCCGCTTCCGGCGAGGTGTGTACTTCGACGACTTCGTCCGGAATGTTCACGATCCAGTACTCGGGGACGCCGCACTCGGCATAGAGCTTCCCCTTGACGCGTCGGTCCATGGTGAGGGACGTATGGGACACCTCGATCACGAGTACTGGGTGTGCCGGATGGTCTCCCTTGCCGTCGCTGAGGGGAGCGACGGCGAGGTCTGGCTGGGGCTGTGACTCGTCCGATGCGGCGATGGGCATCTGAATGCGGATGCGCATGCGGCCGACGAGCTTGACCACGAACAACTCGGTCAGTCGCTCGAGGGCAGAGCAGTGCGGCGCACCGACCGGACTCATGGGAACCAGCTGGCCGTAGAGCAGCTCGACCCGCTCATCCTCGAACGCGCCCAGATCGGCGAGCTGGTTGAACTCGGACCGCCGGAGCGGCCGGATGGGTTGACCCTGTAGCGCCTCCAAGTGCGACACCTCCCGAAAGATAGCATGAGCCCCCCCTCTCGGGCGGAGCCAGGATCCAGTTCCGCGAAACCACACTTGCGTCCGTGCGATGCCAACAGTGGTCCCTGCCGGCGCGGGCTATCTCACGGTTG
This genomic stretch from Polyangiaceae bacterium harbors:
- a CDS encoding FG-GAP-like repeat-containing protein → MSIRSGAWFVVVGCVAGMYACGSDESSSTPGPKLDAGNDAAVDSTPDSMLQTCGTAGSTLPAGTDLVWDDGMVDGNLRAGTGSITVDGTIYALNEVPIWEAVRFELEHPATILGFDVMWANVPDGAEPTLELQAGLYRDFGHNGFDFWAKEPLWEGTRCAGDVEAGAWTSYALPSPVSIDHPGLVYVAHHAPAPTSPVFAFGKTAAADCELFDNCRSAINIPDAPGYFNGVSFSFQRNYLVRLRVKYTDQVAAKDKVFQPLAATEGQHISFADYDADGDDDALVQGKLLRNDKGSFVDVSTSAGLSGVAATGGVFGDYDNDGCLDLFLYAEAYDKPDSLMRSNCDGTFTDVTAAAGIGDVQSYETCGDAKNVHAPSAAAAWADLDADGYLDLYLADFICWEKETFYSDQVFHNEGNGTFSEWSGLHGFSSIRRASRGVAPADADGDGDIDLFINNYRLQANQYYVNNGDGTVAEKASGVGLAGKATPQGISAYYGHTIGAAWGDLDNDGDLDLVAANLAHPRFFHFSNKTQILLNDGKGNFSDHAGVWDTPFGNIGLRYQETHSVPVLADFDNDGNLDLVITAVYDGRPTDFYWGNGDGSFRLDSYHAGITTENGWGAAAADIDDDGDVDLFATGLFENKGNGVTLGHFVQARVIGNVAANRAGIGARVFVKAGSKTWLRQVQGGSGKGGQDSLTLHFGVGAVTNVDEVRVVFPGGKSVTFPGPIAVDQRLWLYEDGSMKTGMTPP
- a CDS encoding Uma2 family endonuclease, translating into MSHLEALQGQPIRPLRRSEFNQLADLGAFEDERVELLYGQLVPMSPVGAPHCSALERLTELFVVKLVGRMRIRIQMPIAASDESQPQPDLAVAPLSDGKGDHPAHPVLVIEVSHTSLTMDRRVKGKLYAECGVPEYWIVNIPDEVVEVHTSPEAGAYQSCRIFRSGEVVKPSAFPEIEVPVDLLMRD